One genomic region from Leifsonia poae encodes:
- a CDS encoding helix-turn-helix transcriptional regulator, with protein sequence MDRRRLRHVLDDVAARGGAVVTVTAGAGWGKTTLLEQWSAGARRSYPVVSVSASDPEDSHRSFAAALDRAFHRDAGGAPGSQSGPLAIVVDDVHLLESHADRETLERLAVSLGRHETLILCGRSQPLSANVVAAGRRLTLLGSSDLALTFREVDDLLRLAGVALDPADLGDLVGHTQGWAFSLALFRHVVADAADPSAEVARFTRDSGLLADYLVGALLESLPTGTQSALLALAVVDEVSIPLAVELTGMPDIGTVLERLCVATSLLRRRPGAADGPHYDYIDLLREHLVAELRRRDAARVLELHETAAGWFVENGEFRLGLEQAVRAESVELVHRLLRLHGLGLVFSGDTPTVHQALAMLEDRGILTHTTGMLAVLLNAPYLLDSVRIDHFVRLAGEAIESNTATSRVLYLAVLVMRAHTEPEIRERMQQLADTVAEAGSSPDDSASAVNTLDARIFAEAARALGLLRLGEPGECVQVAVSAAGSADATGRPWLTMMLLDIAANAAAQQGAWALQLSLENRVAAHTREGATPHDLVSAHSQFSVASAAYQACEPYSAARLTDIVQTEWRSLDPGLSLPPRVLQVLFQLDSEPNPRPLYDEMERLLGISLTKHPRTLAAGAFRYIDLTLRYRGRASAREAVGTLSGVLGEAAFEVQLANAQIRAGSALQEAEEETLLAALVGHPLAWHGSSLVFGWTLLAGWAAESGREEQTLSWLGNALALAERMNARRPFLAAGGEAARLVEERLGAFGASEGFAASVVEAARRVLPPAPAITLTPVLLTPREHDLLRELPLHQSVIDIARKHSVSPNTVKTHLRSIYQKLGAGDRSSAVENARKVGLL encoded by the coding sequence GTGGACCGGCGCCGGCTCCGGCATGTCCTCGATGACGTCGCGGCCCGCGGCGGTGCGGTGGTGACCGTCACGGCCGGGGCCGGGTGGGGGAAGACGACCCTCCTCGAACAGTGGAGTGCGGGTGCGCGACGATCGTATCCCGTCGTCAGCGTCTCGGCCTCCGATCCCGAGGATTCGCACCGTTCGTTCGCCGCAGCGCTCGATCGCGCGTTCCACCGCGATGCCGGGGGAGCCCCGGGCTCGCAGTCGGGACCGTTGGCGATCGTGGTGGACGATGTGCATCTCCTCGAGTCGCACGCCGATCGGGAGACGCTGGAACGATTGGCGGTGTCGCTGGGTCGGCACGAGACGCTCATCCTGTGCGGTCGTTCGCAGCCGCTCAGTGCGAACGTCGTCGCCGCCGGCCGGCGCCTCACCCTTCTCGGATCCTCCGACCTCGCCCTGACCTTCCGGGAGGTCGACGACCTTCTGCGCCTGGCCGGCGTCGCGCTCGATCCGGCCGACCTCGGCGACCTGGTCGGCCACACGCAGGGGTGGGCGTTCTCACTCGCCCTGTTCCGGCACGTCGTCGCCGATGCGGCCGACCCGAGTGCCGAGGTCGCCCGATTCACCCGGGACTCCGGCCTGCTCGCCGACTACCTCGTCGGGGCGCTGCTGGAATCGCTTCCGACCGGAACCCAAAGTGCGCTGCTCGCGCTCGCGGTCGTGGACGAGGTCAGCATCCCGCTCGCCGTCGAGCTCACGGGGATGCCCGACATCGGCACGGTGCTCGAACGTCTCTGCGTCGCGACCTCGCTGCTGCGACGGAGGCCGGGGGCTGCCGACGGCCCGCACTACGACTACATCGATCTGCTGCGCGAGCATCTCGTCGCCGAACTCCGCCGCCGCGACGCGGCGCGGGTGCTGGAACTGCACGAGACCGCCGCAGGGTGGTTCGTCGAGAACGGGGAGTTCCGGCTCGGGCTCGAGCAGGCCGTGCGCGCCGAATCGGTCGAGCTCGTGCATCGGTTGCTGCGGCTGCACGGGCTCGGGCTCGTCTTCAGCGGTGACACCCCGACCGTGCACCAGGCGCTGGCGATGCTCGAGGACCGCGGCATCCTCACCCACACCACCGGAATGCTGGCCGTGCTGCTCAACGCCCCGTACCTGCTCGACTCCGTGCGGATCGACCATTTCGTGCGCCTGGCTGGGGAGGCGATCGAGAGCAACACGGCGACCTCCCGTGTGCTCTACCTGGCCGTGCTCGTCATGCGCGCCCACACCGAGCCCGAGATCCGCGAACGGATGCAGCAGCTCGCCGACACCGTCGCCGAGGCCGGTTCGTCGCCCGACGACTCGGCGAGCGCGGTCAATACTCTCGACGCGAGAATTTTCGCCGAGGCGGCGCGGGCGCTCGGCCTGCTGCGACTCGGCGAACCGGGTGAGTGCGTACAGGTCGCGGTCAGCGCAGCCGGGAGCGCCGACGCCACGGGGCGGCCCTGGCTGACGATGATGCTGCTCGACATCGCCGCCAACGCCGCCGCGCAGCAGGGTGCGTGGGCCTTGCAGCTCTCGCTCGAGAACCGTGTCGCCGCGCACACGCGCGAGGGGGCGACGCCACACGATCTCGTCTCCGCCCACTCCCAGTTCTCCGTCGCCTCAGCCGCGTACCAGGCTTGCGAACCGTATAGTGCCGCCCGGCTCACCGACATCGTGCAGACCGAGTGGCGTTCCCTCGACCCGGGGCTCTCGCTGCCTCCTCGGGTGCTGCAGGTGCTGTTCCAGCTCGACAGCGAACCAAACCCGCGCCCCCTCTACGACGAGATGGAGCGGCTGCTCGGCATCAGCCTGACGAAGCATCCCCGCACTCTCGCCGCCGGCGCCTTCCGGTACATCGACCTCACCCTGCGGTATCGGGGGAGGGCGAGTGCGCGCGAGGCCGTCGGCACACTGAGTGGAGTGCTCGGCGAGGCGGCGTTCGAGGTGCAGCTGGCGAACGCCCAGATCCGGGCCGGGAGCGCCCTGCAGGAGGCGGAGGAGGAGACGCTGCTGGCCGCACTCGTCGGACATCCGTTGGCCTGGCACGGCAGCAGTCTGGTCTTCGGCTGGACCCTGCTGGCCGGATGGGCGGCGGAGTCCGGCCGGGAGGAGCAGACGCTGTCGTGGCTGGGCAACGCCCTCGCGCTGGCCGAACGGATGAACGCCAGGCGGCCGTTCCTCGCCGCAGGAGGAGAAGCCGCTCGCCTCGTCGAAGAACGACTCGGCGCGTTCGGCGCGAGCGAAGGTTTCGCTGCATCGGTCGTGGAGGCCGCCCGGCGGGTGCTGCCCCCCGCCCCGGCGATCACGCTCACCCCGGTGCTTCTCACCCCGCGCGAGCACGACCTGCTGCGCGAGCTGCCCCTGCACCAGAGTGTCATCGACATCGCCCGCAAGCACAGTGTGAGCCCCAACACGGTCAAAACCCACCTGCGCTCCATTTACCAGAAACTCGGTGCCGGCGACCGCTCCTCCGCCGTCGAGAACGCGCGCAAGGTCGGCCTGCTCTAG